From Woronichinia naegeliana WA131, the proteins below share one genomic window:
- a CDS encoding carbon-nitrogen hydrolase family protein produces MRPYLAAALQMTSQPDLAQNLAEAEELIELAVHRGAELIGLPENFAFLGNESLKLQQAKEIAEQASRFAKTMAQRFQVTILAGGFPVPVENNEGKAYNTAILVSSNGEELSHYHKVHLFDVNVPDGNTYCESSTVMAGQTIAPVYDSEKFGCLGLSICYDVRFPELYRHLSQQGAEVFFIPAAFTAFTGKDHWQVLLQARAIENTCYVIAPAQTGCHYERRFTHGHAMIIDPWGVILADAGEKPGMAIAEINPIRLKQVRQQMPALQHRVFL; encoded by the coding sequence ATGAGACCCTATCTTGCTGCTGCCCTGCAAATGACCAGTCAACCAGACCTCGCTCAAAATCTGGCCGAGGCTGAAGAATTAATTGAACTGGCGGTACATCGCGGTGCAGAATTAATTGGCTTGCCAGAAAATTTTGCTTTTTTAGGGAATGAGAGCTTGAAATTACAGCAGGCCAAGGAAATTGCTGAACAGGCATCCCGATTTGCTAAAACCATGGCCCAGCGTTTTCAAGTGACAATCCTCGCCGGTGGCTTTCCGGTTCCAGTGGAAAATAATGAGGGAAAAGCCTACAATACCGCTATTTTAGTCTCATCCAATGGCGAAGAGTTAAGTCATTACCATAAAGTCCATCTATTCGACGTGAATGTACCTGATGGCAATACCTACTGTGAATCGAGTACGGTGATGGCCGGTCAGACCATTGCCCCTGTCTATGATTCTGAAAAGTTTGGTTGTTTGGGTCTATCCATTTGTTACGACGTACGTTTTCCAGAACTTTATCGCCATTTATCTCAGCAGGGCGCAGAGGTTTTCTTTATTCCAGCCGCTTTTACTGCTTTTACCGGCAAAGATCATTGGCAAGTGCTACTACAAGCGAGAGCGATTGAAAATACCTGCTATGTGATTGCTCCAGCCCAAACGGGTTGTCACTACGAACGCCGTTTTACTCACGGTCATGCCATGATTATTGATCCCTGGGGTGTTATTTTGGCCGATGCAGGGGAAAAACCAGGCATGGCGATCGCCGAAATTAATCCCATTCGTTTAAAACAGGTTCGTCAACAAATGCCGGCTTTGCAACATCGCGTTTTCTTGTGA
- a CDS encoding Crp/Fnr family transcriptional regulator, which yields MEPESVSERVPLLNTASPETIGWVLSVSEEQIYEPQSILIPPDGWGKSVSFIISGWVVISTQVQQQEKTLEVLGQGDYFGVMAVLDDYPPLSQAIALSETRLLTIPAQRFLQLLLKDNQLQQRMLQLTIQRVRHLYRRLKSTSQSSTRKVMKTLVYLAENYGKSTDKGIAIWKLSEQIFADLINTEPEVIRIVLQQLRENHLLVSSEEDNQFYITNLKQLYHFSKQF from the coding sequence ATGGAACCCGAATCCGTCAGTGAACGAGTCCCGCTCTTGAATACCGCTAGTCCTGAGACGATTGGCTGGGTGCTGTCAGTGTCTGAAGAACAAATTTATGAGCCTCAATCGATACTCATTCCGCCGGATGGTTGGGGCAAGTCGGTTTCCTTCATTATTTCTGGTTGGGTGGTCATTTCCACTCAAGTTCAACAACAGGAAAAAACCCTAGAAGTTTTAGGACAAGGGGATTATTTTGGGGTAATGGCCGTTCTTGATGATTATCCGCCGCTCAGTCAAGCGATCGCCCTTTCTGAAACACGCTTGTTAACCATTCCGGCCCAACGATTTTTACAGTTATTGCTTAAAGATAATCAGCTTCAACAACGAATGCTGCAATTAACTATTCAACGGGTACGCCATCTTTATCGGCGACTCAAATCTACCTCTCAATCCTCCACGCGGAAGGTTATGAAAACCTTGGTTTATCTGGCGGAGAACTATGGCAAAAGTACCGATAAAGGGATTGCTATCTGGAAACTATCTGAACAAATTTTTGCCGATTTAATTAACACAGAACCGGAAGTGATTAGGATAGTTCTCCAGCAACTCAGGGAGAATCATCTACTGGTCAGTAGCGAGGAAGATAATCAATTTTATATTACCAATCTTAAGCAACTCTATCATTTTTCTAAACAGTTTTAA
- a CDS encoding M61 family metallopeptidase, with protein sequence MPKFTYQVAMPQPNSHYFEVTLTVENWQLSQLNLKMPAWTPGSYLIREYVRHLQDFAAYQETTQKSLNYQKIAKNHWCIQTPSIDKIIVFYRIYAYDLSVRTNHLDYSHGYFNGAALFFFVPDFEKFPITLRIVPPQADWQVATGLTALPTTHSLPTFIAPDFDTLVDCPVEIGPHTRYEFQVLDKLHHFVVWGKGNLNSDRLIADLQKIITVEANLFGGLPYDYYCFILHLASQGYGGLEHKNSCSLIYSRFGFREPEKYQNFLQLVAHEFFHLWNIKRIRPQAIENFDYEQENYTPSLWFSEGTTSYYDLLIPLRAGIYDSNTFLKKLGQEITRFLLTPGRQVQPLAESSFDAWIKLYRRDANSDNSQMSYYLKGQLVTLLLDLIIRDRFQNQRSFDDVLRQMWEEFGRIEKGFTPTELETVIAEVAQQDLTEFFQRYLYHTEELPFNTYLAPFGLQLQAIFEEPSLPYLGIKVQSENNKELIKFVARHSPAEQAGLSPDDELLALNGLRVNAEHLFQRLKDYQADDIIQITVFHQDTLRTVTVQLAAPQPSRYEVVKIQNPSNDQRKKFVGWLESP encoded by the coding sequence ATGCCTAAATTTACCTATCAAGTGGCGATGCCACAACCTAATTCTCACTATTTTGAAGTTACCTTAACCGTAGAAAATTGGCAACTTTCTCAACTTAACTTAAAAATGCCCGCTTGGACACCAGGTTCCTATCTCATTCGAGAATATGTAAGACATCTTCAGGATTTTGCCGCCTATCAGGAAACCACGCAAAAATCTTTAAATTATCAAAAGATTGCCAAGAACCATTGGTGTATTCAAACTCCTTCGATTGACAAAATCATTGTTTTTTATCGCATCTATGCCTACGATCTATCGGTAAGAACGAATCACCTGGATTATTCTCATGGTTATTTTAATGGAGCGGCTCTCTTCTTTTTTGTTCCTGATTTTGAGAAGTTTCCCATCACCCTACGTATTGTTCCCCCCCAGGCAGATTGGCAAGTGGCTACGGGCTTAACCGCTCTTCCCACAACCCATTCTCTGCCAACCTTTATTGCACCGGATTTTGATACCTTAGTTGATTGTCCCGTCGAAATTGGCCCCCATACTCGTTATGAATTTCAGGTTTTAGATAAGCTTCATCATTTTGTCGTTTGGGGCAAGGGGAATCTGAACAGCGATCGCCTCATTGCCGATCTACAAAAAATTATTACCGTAGAAGCCAATCTTTTTGGAGGTCTTCCCTACGATTATTATTGCTTTATCCTGCATCTTGCTAGTCAAGGCTACGGCGGACTAGAACACAAAAACTCCTGTAGCTTGATTTATTCCCGTTTTGGTTTTCGGGAACCAGAAAAGTATCAAAATTTTCTGCAACTAGTGGCCCATGAATTTTTTCATCTCTGGAATATTAAACGTATCCGACCGCAAGCCATAGAAAACTTTGACTATGAGCAGGAGAATTATACCCCTTCTCTCTGGTTTTCCGAAGGAACCACCAGTTACTATGATTTATTGATTCCCCTACGGGCCGGAATCTATGACAGTAATACTTTTCTCAAAAAACTGGGTCAAGAAATAACTCGTTTTTTGCTAACTCCTGGTCGTCAGGTACAACCTTTGGCTGAATCCAGTTTTGATGCCTGGATCAAGCTCTATCGCCGTGATGCCAATAGTGATAATTCCCAGATGTCCTATTATCTTAAGGGTCAACTGGTGACATTACTCCTCGATTTAATCATCCGCGATCGCTTTCAAAATCAACGTTCTTTTGATGACGTATTGCGACAGATGTGGGAAGAATTTGGCCGTATTGAAAAAGGTTTTACCCCCACAGAATTAGAAACAGTGATTGCGGAGGTTGCTCAACAGGATTTGACTGAATTTTTCCAACGCTATCTTTATCACACTGAAGAATTACCCTTTAACACCTATCTTGCTCCCTTTGGACTACAACTCCAAGCTATTTTTGAGGAACCATCCCTACCCTATCTAGGCATAAAAGTTCAATCAGAAAATAACAAAGAACTGATTAAATTTGTGGCCCGTCATTCTCCTGCCGAACAAGCTGGCTTAAGTCCCGATGATGAATTACTGGCCTTGAATGGGCTACGAGTTAATGCCGAACATCTATTCCAGCGTCTCAAAGATTATCAAGCCGATGATATAATTCAAATAACCGTGTTTCATCAGGATACGTTAAGAACCGTTACTGTTCAACTGGCGGCTCCCCAACCCAGTCGTTATGAGGTTGTCAAGATTCAAAATCCCTCTAATGACCAAAGGAAAAAGTTTGTCGGCTGGTTGGAGTCCCCCTAA
- a CDS encoding branched-chain amino acid transaminase has translation MHQFLPIAYFKNQFVPFENANLSVATHALHYGTAAFGGLRGIPDPQNPQQILLFRLDRHCQRLSQSATFLNYQISAAKIQQIIIDFIQKNQPTTSFYIRPLVYSSGLGIAPRLHNIEKDFLVYGLEMGDFLSADGVSCRISSWYRQEDRSFPLRGKISGAYITSALAKTEAVESGFDEAILMNTQGKVCEATGMNIFVVRNGQLITPGLEQDILEGITRDSILKIAQDLGIPTVQRAIDKSELLIADEVFLSGTAAKITPVKQIETFHLPKAHPITDKLKETLTTVTENRNPNYQDWVFIIPLNS, from the coding sequence ATGCACCAGTTTCTCCCGATCGCCTACTTTAAAAATCAATTTGTTCCCTTTGAAAATGCCAATCTTTCGGTGGCCACCCATGCTTTACATTATGGAACCGCCGCCTTTGGAGGATTGCGAGGCATTCCTGATCCCCAAAATCCCCAGCAAATTCTTTTATTCCGCCTAGATCGTCATTGTCAACGCCTTAGTCAGAGTGCAACTTTTCTTAACTATCAGATTTCAGCCGCTAAGATTCAACAAATTATTATTGATTTTATTCAGAAAAATCAACCGACGACTTCCTTTTATATTCGTCCCCTGGTCTATAGTTCTGGTCTAGGCATTGCGCCCCGTTTACACAATATTGAAAAAGATTTCTTAGTCTATGGACTAGAAATGGGAGACTTTTTATCGGCTGATGGTGTCAGTTGTCGCATTAGTTCTTGGTATCGTCAGGAAGATCGCAGTTTTCCACTCCGGGGCAAAATTAGTGGGGCCTACATCACCTCAGCCCTGGCAAAAACAGAAGCAGTGGAATCGGGATTTGACGAAGCGATTCTCATGAATACCCAAGGAAAAGTCTGCGAAGCAACGGGCATGAACATTTTTGTGGTTCGCAATGGACAGCTAATCACGCCTGGTTTGGAACAGGATATTCTCGAAGGGATCACCCGTGATAGTATCCTCAAGATTGCTCAAGATTTAGGGATTCCCACCGTTCAACGCGCCATCGACAAATCGGAATTATTGATTGCTGATGAAGTTTTCTTGAGTGGTACAGCAGCCAAAATTACGCCCGTTAAGCAAATTGAAACCTTTCATCTCCCCAAAGCACATCCGATCACAGACAAACTCAAGGAAACCTTAACCACTGTGACAGAAAATCGTAATCCTAACTATCAAGATTGGGTGTTTATTATTCCCTTAAATTCTTAA
- a CDS encoding NAD-dependent epimerase/dehydratase: MKILITGGAGYIGSVLTPILLAQGYEVTVVDSLIFRQTSLADCCHYDTFEIVRGDCRNESLMKGLLKDADVIIPLAALVGAPLCSRDEIGTRSINQDAVQMLCRLASPQQRILMPVTNSGYGIGEAGKFCTEESPLRPISLYGVTKVEAEKAVLKRENSMTFRLATVFGMSPRMRVDLLVNDFVYRAVYDRAVVIFEGHFKRNYIHIRDVAKVFLHGLENFEAMKGQPYNVGLEDANLSKLELCAEIQKYLPNFVYLEAPIGEDPDKRDYIVSNQRILSTGFEPEWPLGRGIRELIKGYTLLRNSLYSNV, encoded by the coding sequence ATGAAAATTTTGATCACGGGTGGTGCCGGTTACATTGGTTCCGTTTTAACCCCAATTTTGTTAGCCCAAGGCTATGAAGTCACGGTTGTGGATAGTTTAATCTTTCGGCAGACAAGTTTGGCAGATTGTTGCCACTACGACACCTTTGAAATTGTGCGCGGCGATTGTCGTAATGAGTCACTGATGAAAGGTTTGCTAAAGGACGCTGATGTGATTATTCCCCTGGCGGCTTTGGTGGGCGCACCTCTCTGTAGTCGGGATGAAATTGGTACTCGTAGCATTAACCAAGATGCTGTGCAAATGCTCTGTCGATTAGCCAGTCCTCAGCAACGGATTTTAATGCCTGTTACCAATAGTGGCTATGGTATTGGCGAGGCAGGTAAATTTTGTACAGAAGAAAGTCCTCTGCGTCCGATTTCTCTCTATGGTGTAACTAAGGTGGAAGCAGAAAAAGCTGTACTAAAACGAGAAAATAGTATGACTTTCCGACTGGCAACGGTATTTGGGATGTCACCTCGGATGCGGGTCGATTTATTAGTCAATGATTTCGTCTATCGAGCAGTTTATGATCGGGCGGTAGTGATTTTTGAAGGACATTTTAAGCGCAATTATATCCATATCCGAGATGTTGCTAAGGTCTTTCTACATGGTTTAGAGAACTTTGAAGCCATGAAGGGCCAACCCTATAATGTGGGGTTAGAGGATGCTAATCTTTCCAAGTTAGAACTCTGTGCAGAAATTCAGAAGTATTTACCCAATTTTGTCTATCTGGAGGCTCCCATTGGGGAAGATCCAGACAAACGGGATTATATTGTCTCGAATCAACGCATTTTAAGTACTGGCTTTGAGCCAGAATGGCCGTTGGGTCGGGGGATTCGTGAATTGATTAAGGGTTATACCTTACTCCGCAATAGCCTTTACTCGAACGTTTAG
- a CDS encoding ABC transporter ATP-binding protein, translating to MTEVIRLDNVTLYRRTQEEFSYDLKRTILSIFEGKYRKPTKKLILDNLDLVVNAGEKIGIIGSNGSGKSTLLKVISGILKPTKGSLRVRGDIAPLIELGAGFDPDLSVKDNIILYGVMLGFSRQEMKTRVASILDFAELQDYSFAPVKSLSSGMSARLGFAIATDVKPDILILDEVLSVGDESFKHKCQARMDKLWDQHTTILVVSHGLEFIQESCERAIWLDRGKIRFSGSTEDTISHYLEAVKQSEIHHSPL from the coding sequence ATGACTGAAGTTATTCGCCTAGACAATGTGACCCTGTATCGAAGAACCCAAGAGGAATTTTCTTACGATCTCAAACGAACAATTCTCTCCATTTTTGAAGGGAAATATCGTAAACCTACTAAAAAATTAATTCTCGACAATTTAGATTTGGTAGTGAATGCCGGCGAGAAAATTGGCATTATCGGCTCCAATGGTTCGGGAAAATCTACCCTATTGAAGGTGATTAGTGGTATTTTGAAACCCACCAAGGGAAGTTTGCGAGTAAGAGGAGATATTGCTCCTTTGATTGAGTTGGGGGCCGGTTTTGATCCTGATTTATCGGTCAAGGATAATATTATTCTTTACGGTGTGATGTTGGGTTTTTCTCGTCAAGAAATGAAGACGCGGGTTGCCTCAATTTTAGATTTTGCTGAACTTCAAGATTATTCTTTCGCCCCCGTTAAGTCCCTCTCTTCAGGGATGTCGGCTCGTTTAGGGTTTGCGATCGCCACTGATGTGAAACCGGATATTCTGATTTTAGATGAAGTGCTATCGGTGGGAGATGAGAGTTTCAAACATAAATGCCAGGCCCGTATGGATAAATTATGGGATCAACACACCACAATTCTGGTAGTATCACATGGACTAGAATTCATCCAAGAATCCTGTGAGCGAGCCATCTGGCTGGATCGGGGTAAAATTCGTTTTTCGGGTAGCACGGAAGATACCATTTCTCATTACCTCGAAGCGGTCAAGCAAAGTGAGATCCATCATTCTCCACTTTAA